Proteins encoded in a region of the Ralstonia pseudosolanacearum genome:
- a CDS encoding 5-oxoprolinase subunit C family protein produces the protein MSRPTSRTAPAWIEIVRAGVLTSVQDLGRTGYRRFGVCTSGALDPLSLYVGNRLVGNRSDAAGIEFTLGHATLRFLADGLVALTGADCHATLDGAPVHAWHAFPVQRGQTLTLRVAQGGVRAYLCVAGGIDVPEMMGSRATDLKAGFGGFEGRPLRDGDRLAALPADRSRAPDVSGAAIGVKAPRWTFDRMRGELPVIRVLPGPEYDDFLADSQAAFWESEWTLTPNSNRMGFRLQGPELVRRQLRSGDLLSHGVVPGVIQVPPSGQPIVLMADAQTTGGYPKIGTVILADQWRLAQVPLGTRIRFARATLEEAEAARADVSRYLQQIETALDWQRRGILSVARRTARTRPMA, from the coding sequence ATGAGCCGGCCCACTTCCCGGACCGCGCCGGCCTGGATCGAGATCGTGCGGGCCGGCGTGTTGACCTCGGTGCAGGACCTCGGCCGCACCGGCTATCGCCGCTTCGGCGTGTGCACGTCGGGCGCGCTCGACCCGCTGTCGCTGTACGTCGGCAACCGGCTGGTGGGCAACCGCAGCGATGCGGCCGGCATCGAGTTCACGCTGGGCCACGCCACGCTGCGGTTCCTGGCCGACGGGCTGGTCGCCCTGACCGGGGCCGACTGCCACGCCACGCTGGATGGGGCACCCGTGCATGCCTGGCATGCCTTTCCCGTGCAGCGCGGCCAAACGCTGACGCTGCGCGTGGCGCAGGGTGGCGTGCGCGCCTACCTGTGCGTGGCCGGCGGCATCGACGTGCCGGAGATGATGGGCTCGCGTGCCACCGACCTCAAGGCCGGCTTCGGCGGCTTCGAAGGCCGTCCGCTGCGCGACGGCGACCGGCTGGCCGCGCTGCCGGCCGATCGGTCGCGCGCGCCCGACGTCAGCGGTGCCGCCATCGGCGTGAAGGCGCCGCGCTGGACCTTCGACCGCATGCGCGGCGAGCTTCCGGTCATACGCGTGCTGCCCGGTCCCGAATATGACGATTTCCTGGCGGATTCGCAGGCCGCGTTCTGGGAATCGGAGTGGACGCTCACCCCCAACAGCAACCGCATGGGCTTCCGCTTGCAGGGGCCGGAACTTGTGCGCAGACAGCTGCGCAGCGGCGACCTGCTGTCGCACGGCGTGGTGCCGGGCGTGATCCAGGTGCCGCCGTCCGGCCAGCCGATCGTGCTGATGGCCGACGCGCAGACCACCGGCGGCTACCCCAAGATCGGCACCGTCATCCTGGCCGACCAGTGGCGTCTGGCGCAGGTGCCGCTCGGCACGCGCATCCGCTTTGCCCGCGCGACGCTGGAAGAGGCCGAGGCCGCGCGCGCCGACGTGTCGCGCTACCTGCAGCAGATCGAGACGGCGCTGGACTGGCAGCGCCGGGGCATCCTGTCCGTGGCGCGGCGCACCGCCAGGACACGCCCGATGGCTTGA
- the pxpB gene encoding 5-oxoprolinase subunit PxpB: MQCTIHRLGELALLCEVPPPATLTCQQRIWAMASRASEWAGVIDVVPGMNNLTLVFGPQADAQALTVLLREAWQESGALIADGKRIDIEVAYGGDDGPDLRDVAAHTGLSPAEVVRRHTAPEYIVYFLGFLPGFAYMGGLDKSLATPRRAEPRMAVPAGSVGIGGEQTGIYPAASPGGWQLLGRTDAALFVPQRDPPALLAPGDRIRFVASKVLA; this comes from the coding sequence TTGCAGTGCACGATTCACCGGTTGGGCGAACTGGCGCTGTTGTGCGAAGTGCCGCCGCCGGCGACCCTGACTTGCCAGCAGCGCATCTGGGCGATGGCCTCGCGCGCGTCCGAGTGGGCGGGCGTCATCGACGTGGTGCCGGGCATGAACAACCTGACGCTCGTCTTCGGGCCGCAGGCCGATGCGCAGGCGCTGACCGTGCTGCTGCGCGAGGCGTGGCAAGAGAGCGGTGCGCTGATCGCCGACGGCAAGCGGATCGACATCGAAGTCGCCTACGGCGGTGACGACGGCCCGGACCTGCGCGATGTCGCGGCCCACACGGGCCTGAGCCCCGCGGAGGTAGTGCGCCGCCATACCGCGCCCGAATACATCGTCTACTTCCTGGGCTTCCTGCCGGGCTTCGCCTACATGGGCGGGCTCGACAAGTCGCTCGCCACGCCGCGCCGCGCGGAGCCGCGCATGGCGGTGCCGGCCGGCTCGGTCGGCATCGGCGGCGAGCAGACCGGCATCTACCCGGCCGCCTCCCCCGGCGGCTGGCAACTGCTCGGCCGCACGGACGCGGCGCTGTTCGTGCCCCAGCGCGACCCGCCGGCGCTGCTGGCGCCCGGAGACCGCATCCGCTTTGTCGCCTCGAAGGTGCTCGCATGA
- a CDS encoding multidrug effflux MFS transporter yields the protein MTAPDSRRARLPSLRGAIPGWLLLLGALTAIGPLSVDMYLPSLPTIARDLGTSSAAAGITLTAFLISLAIGQLIYGPASDRFGRKPPLYIGLALYVAASVGCAFATDATMLAVLRAVQGFGGCAGMVISRAAVRDRMDPAGAAQAYSTLMLVMGVAPILAPMIGGALLQMTSWRMIFAVLATFGVLSLAAVHFLMRESLDAAHARPLAVGRVLRDYWELLRDRHYAAYTACGAVFVSGMFAYITASPFVLIDHYGLSPSHYAWVFGSNAAGMIAASRINVRLMRRSTPARVLRRALWIPAATSVAAAAAVAVGFMPLPLVLAALFCYVASIGCISPNTGALAMAGQGARAGTGSALMGAMQFGLGMVTGTVVAAFGQGAAPLLGMMAVSAVLALWLGLRATQHEHGG from the coding sequence ATGACTGCTCCCGATTCCAGACGCGCTCGCCTGCCCAGCCTGCGCGGCGCCATTCCCGGTTGGCTGTTGCTGCTGGGCGCGCTGACCGCCATCGGTCCGCTGTCGGTCGACATGTATCTGCCGAGCCTGCCCACCATCGCGCGCGATCTCGGGACGTCGTCGGCCGCGGCGGGGATCACGCTTACGGCGTTTCTGATCAGCCTGGCAATCGGCCAACTGATCTACGGCCCGGCCAGCGATCGCTTCGGCCGCAAGCCCCCGCTCTATATCGGCCTGGCCCTGTACGTGGCGGCGTCGGTCGGTTGCGCGTTCGCCACCGATGCCACCATGCTGGCCGTGCTGCGCGCCGTGCAGGGGTTCGGTGGTTGCGCCGGCATGGTGATCTCGCGCGCGGCCGTGCGCGACCGGATGGATCCGGCCGGCGCGGCGCAGGCCTACTCCACGCTGATGCTGGTGATGGGCGTGGCGCCCATCCTCGCGCCGATGATCGGCGGGGCGCTGCTGCAGATGACCTCGTGGCGGATGATCTTCGCGGTGCTGGCGACGTTCGGCGTGCTGTCTCTGGCGGCGGTGCATTTCCTGATGCGCGAGTCGCTGGATGCGGCGCACGCGCGGCCGCTGGCCGTCGGCCGGGTGCTGCGCGACTACTGGGAACTGCTGCGCGATCGCCATTACGCCGCCTATACGGCGTGCGGCGCGGTGTTCGTGTCGGGCATGTTCGCCTACATCACCGCTTCGCCGTTCGTGCTGATCGACCATTACGGATTGAGCCCATCGCACTATGCGTGGGTGTTCGGCAGCAATGCGGCCGGCATGATTGCAGCCTCCCGGATCAATGTGCGGCTGATGCGCCGCTCTACGCCGGCCCGGGTGCTGCGCCGCGCGCTGTGGATTCCGGCCGCGACGAGCGTGGCGGCTGCCGCGGCGGTCGCCGTCGGTTTCATGCCGCTGCCGTTGGTGCTGGCGGCGCTGTTCTGCTACGTCGCCTCGATCGGCTGCATTTCGCCCAACACGGGCGCGCTTGCCATGGCCGGGCAGGGCGCCCGCGCCGGCACGGGCTCGGCGTTGATGGGCGCCATGCAGTTCGGCCTGGGTATGGTTACCGGCACGGTGGTCGCGGCGTTCGGGCAGGGCGCGGCACCATTGCTGGGCATGATGGCGGTCAGCGCCGTGCTGGCCCTGTGGCTTGGCCTGCGCGCCACGCAGCACGAGCACGGTGGCTGA
- a CDS encoding ABC transporter ATP-binding protein: MTKRYPSVVANDGVSLTVAPGEIHAVLGENGAGKSTLMKLIFGAVQPDAGEMQLDGQPVEIANPHQARALGIAMVFQHFSLFDTLTVAENILLGLPADRGDLRELAEQVRTTGDRYGLPLEPHRHVHTLSVGERQRVEIVRALLTRPRLLILDEPTSVLTPQAVEKLFVTLRQLAAEGTSILYISHKLDEIQALCHAATVMRAGKVTGVCDPRRETASSLSRMMIGGEPPRELRPQTTPGEVRLEVAGLSLPKSHAFATQLRDIALQLRSGEIVGIAGVSGNGQQELLAALSGEDTRAAAQTVRIDGEPVARLDPRARRKRGLSFVPEERLGRGAVPSLSLAANTLLTHQRAPQVRGGLIDKKAAAGLAAGIIQRFGVKAGGPDAQAKSLSGGNLQKFIVGREIECAPRVLIVAQPTWGVDVGAAAQIHNEILALKAAGCAILIVSEELDELFALCDRLHVIANGRLSPSTPAHATDREQIGLWMSGMWDKTAAHAASTTEVAHG, from the coding sequence ATGACCAAGCGATACCCCAGCGTGGTCGCCAACGACGGCGTGAGCCTCACCGTTGCGCCGGGCGAGATCCATGCCGTGCTGGGCGAGAACGGCGCCGGCAAGTCGACGCTGATGAAACTCATCTTCGGCGCGGTCCAGCCCGATGCCGGCGAGATGCAGCTCGACGGCCAGCCGGTCGAGATCGCCAATCCGCACCAGGCGCGCGCGCTGGGCATCGCCATGGTGTTCCAGCATTTCTCGCTGTTCGATACCCTCACCGTGGCCGAGAACATCCTGCTCGGCCTGCCCGCCGATCGGGGTGACCTGCGCGAGCTGGCCGAACAGGTCCGCACCACTGGCGACCGGTATGGCCTGCCGCTCGAGCCGCATCGCCATGTGCATACGCTGTCGGTGGGCGAGCGCCAGCGCGTGGAGATCGTGCGCGCGCTGCTGACGCGGCCGCGCCTGCTGATCCTCGACGAGCCCACCTCGGTGCTGACGCCGCAGGCGGTCGAGAAGCTGTTCGTCACGCTGCGCCAACTGGCGGCCGAAGGCACCAGCATCCTCTACATCAGCCACAAGCTCGACGAGATCCAGGCGCTGTGCCACGCCGCCACGGTGATGCGGGCGGGCAAGGTCACCGGCGTGTGCGATCCGCGCCGGGAGACCGCGTCGTCGCTGTCGCGCATGATGATCGGCGGCGAGCCGCCGCGCGAGCTGCGTCCGCAGACCACGCCGGGCGAAGTGCGCCTGGAAGTGGCCGGCCTGTCGCTGCCCAAGTCGCACGCCTTCGCGACGCAGTTGCGCGACATTGCCCTGCAGCTGCGCAGCGGCGAGATCGTCGGCATCGCGGGCGTGTCGGGCAACGGGCAGCAGGAACTGCTGGCCGCGCTATCGGGCGAGGACACCCGCGCCGCCGCGCAGACGGTGAGGATCGACGGCGAGCCCGTCGCCAGGCTGGACCCGCGCGCGCGCCGCAAGCGCGGGCTGTCGTTCGTGCCGGAGGAGCGGCTCGGGCGCGGCGCGGTGCCCTCGCTGTCGCTGGCCGCCAATACGCTGCTGACGCACCAGCGCGCGCCGCAGGTACGCGGCGGACTGATCGATAAAAAGGCCGCCGCCGGGCTGGCCGCCGGCATCATCCAGCGCTTCGGCGTCAAGGCCGGCGGGCCGGATGCGCAGGCCAAGAGCCTGTCGGGCGGCAACCTGCAGAAATTCATCGTCGGCCGCGAAATCGAATGCGCGCCGCGCGTGCTGATCGTCGCGCAGCCCACCTGGGGCGTCGACGTGGGCGCGGCTGCGCAGATCCACAACGAGATCCTCGCGCTCAAGGCCGCGGGGTGCGCCATCCTGATCGTGTCGGAAGAACTCGACGAACTCTTTGCGCTGTGCGACCGCCTGCACGTGATCGCCAACGGCCGCCTGTCGCCCTCGACGCCCGCCCACGCCACCGACCGCGAACAGATCGGCCTGTGGATGAGCGGCATGTGGGACAAGACCGCCGCCCACGCGGCTTCCACGACGGAGGTGGCCCATGGCTGA
- a CDS encoding ABC transporter permease, whose product MADVMHGSRLALPVSLELRALPSRAMAYASPLIALALTLVFGLLLFALLGKDPVAGVRVFLIEPLATKRAIGEVLLKTVPLVLCALGLSVCYRANVWNIGAEGQLIVGGIFAAAAILHFDTPTPAIPGGAALLLAIVAGLAGGMLWAGLTALLRDRFHANEILVSLMLTYIAQLLLLYMVNGPLKDPNGMNFPQSMVFDSAFVLPTLVAGTRLHVGFLVMLAMAAAMTLFVFRSFAGYRLQVGGLAPQAARYAGFSSRAALWTALLVSGGLAGIAGAFEVAGPIGQLLPSISPGYGFAAIVVAFVGRLHPVGTVLGAIVMSLFYIGGELAQSRLGLPAAITGVFQGMLLFFLLACDTLIEYRLRWRAHR is encoded by the coding sequence ATGGCTGACGTCATGCATGGCAGCCGCCTGGCGCTGCCCGTCTCGCTGGAGCTGCGCGCGCTGCCGTCGCGCGCCATGGCCTATGCCTCGCCGCTGATCGCGCTGGCGCTGACCCTGGTGTTCGGCCTGCTGCTGTTCGCGCTGCTGGGCAAGGACCCGGTGGCCGGCGTGCGCGTGTTCCTGATCGAGCCGCTGGCAACCAAGCGCGCCATCGGCGAGGTGCTGCTCAAGACCGTGCCGCTGGTGCTGTGCGCGCTGGGCCTGTCGGTGTGCTACCGCGCCAACGTGTGGAACATCGGCGCGGAGGGGCAGCTGATCGTCGGCGGCATCTTCGCGGCGGCCGCCATCCTCCACTTCGATACGCCCACGCCGGCCATCCCGGGCGGCGCCGCGCTGCTGCTCGCCATCGTGGCCGGGCTGGCCGGCGGCATGCTGTGGGCGGGCCTCACCGCCCTGCTGCGCGACCGCTTCCATGCCAACGAGATCCTGGTCTCGCTGATGCTGACCTACATCGCGCAATTGCTGCTGCTGTACATGGTCAACGGCCCGCTGAAAGACCCGAACGGCATGAACTTCCCGCAGTCGATGGTGTTCGACAGCGCCTTCGTGCTGCCGACGCTGGTGGCCGGCACGCGCCTGCACGTCGGCTTCCTCGTCATGCTGGCGATGGCCGCGGCGATGACGCTGTTCGTGTTCCGCAGCTTCGCCGGCTACCGGCTGCAGGTGGGCGGGCTGGCGCCGCAGGCGGCGCGCTACGCGGGCTTCTCGTCGCGCGCGGCGCTGTGGACGGCGCTGCTGGTCTCGGGCGGGCTGGCGGGCATCGCCGGTGCCTTCGAGGTGGCGGGGCCGATCGGCCAGCTGCTGCCGTCGATCTCGCCCGGCTACGGCTTTGCCGCCATCGTGGTGGCCTTCGTCGGGCGGCTGCATCCGGTGGGCACCGTGCTGGGGGCGATCGTGATGTCGCTGTTCTACATCGGCGGAGAGCTCGCGCAGTCGCGCCTGGGCCTGCCGGCCGCCATCACCGGGGTGTTCCAGGGCATGCTGCTGTTCTTCCTGCTGGCCTGCGACACCCTCATCGAATACCGCCTGCGCTGGCGCGCGCACCGCTGA
- a CDS encoding ABC transporter permease produces MESLAPLIAASINAGTPLLLAALGLLMNERAGVLNLGAEGMMLVAAVAGFMVGYQTQIPLLGFAAGALAGMVMAALFAWLALVLVTNQVATGLALSIFGTGLSAFMGQRFVGMSLPAQAYGIPGLKSLPFVGPALFGQHWMVYFALLLCGAIAWFLFRTRAGLTLRAIGESPESAHALGYPVRTIRFGALLFGGACCGLAGAYLSLIYTPMWVENMVAGRGWIALALTTFATWRPLRILFGALLFGGVTILQFYLQGIGVSVPSQILSMAPFAATIVVLAVISRNPDWIRLNMPASLGKPFRPGAA; encoded by the coding sequence ATGGAAAGTCTCGCTCCCCTGATCGCCGCGTCGATCAACGCCGGCACCCCGCTGCTGCTGGCCGCCCTGGGCCTGCTGATGAACGAGCGCGCCGGCGTGCTCAACCTCGGCGCCGAAGGCATGATGCTGGTGGCCGCCGTGGCCGGCTTCATGGTCGGCTACCAGACCCAGATCCCGTTGCTGGGCTTTGCCGCCGGCGCGCTGGCCGGCATGGTGATGGCCGCCCTGTTCGCCTGGCTGGCGCTGGTGCTGGTGACCAACCAGGTCGCCACCGGCCTCGCCCTGTCGATCTTCGGGACCGGGCTGTCGGCCTTCATGGGCCAGCGCTTTGTCGGCATGTCGCTGCCGGCGCAGGCGTATGGCATTCCGGGGCTGAAATCGCTGCCGTTCGTCGGGCCGGCACTGTTCGGCCAACACTGGATGGTCTACTTCGCCCTGCTGCTGTGCGGCGCCATCGCGTGGTTCCTGTTCCGGACGCGGGCCGGCCTGACGCTGCGCGCGATCGGCGAATCGCCGGAATCCGCGCACGCGCTGGGCTACCCGGTGCGCACCATCCGCTTCGGCGCGCTGCTGTTCGGCGGCGCGTGCTGCGGGCTGGCCGGCGCCTACCTGTCGCTGATCTACACGCCGATGTGGGTGGAGAACATGGTGGCCGGCCGCGGCTGGATTGCGCTCGCGCTGACCACCTTCGCCACCTGGCGCCCGCTGCGCATCCTGTTCGGCGCGCTGCTGTTCGGCGGCGTGACGATCCTGCAGTTCTACCTGCAAGGGATCGGCGTATCGGTGCCGTCGCAGATCCTGTCGATGGCGCCGTTCGCCGCGACCATCGTCGTGCTGGCCGTCATCTCGCGCAACCCGGACTGGATCCGGCTGAACATGCCCGCCTCGCTGGGCAAGCCGTTCCGCCCCGGCGCCGCCTAG
- a CDS encoding BMP family ABC transporter substrate-binding protein: MNVTRRITLAALAAGAAMALLGCGKSNEADKTAAPAASAPAAATAPAAAEPLKVAFVYVGPVGDAGWTFSHDMGRKAVEAKFGNKVKTTFIESVPESAADAERVFRDLATQGYKVIFGTSFGFMESMLKVAKEFPDVKFEHATGFKTADNLAQYDVRTYEGAYLAGVVAGKMSKSGKLGVVGSVPIPEVIRNIDAFTLGARSVNPKATTRVVWVNKWFDPGKEREAATTLIGQGVDVLMQNTDSAAVVQTAQEKGAYAIGWDSDMTKFGDKAHLAASMNNWGVYYTKVVGDVLDNQWKSGSTWWGLKEGAIDLGAFNPVVPEDVKALVATRKQGVIDGSAPIWKGPLKDNTGKEVLPADKIADDGFLHGIKFYVEGVEGKIPG, from the coding sequence ATGAACGTTACCCGCAGGATCACGCTGGCCGCGCTGGCCGCCGGCGCCGCCATGGCCCTCTTGGGCTGCGGCAAATCCAACGAAGCGGACAAGACCGCCGCGCCCGCCGCCTCGGCACCCGCCGCGGCCACCGCGCCCGCCGCGGCCGAGCCGCTGAAGGTGGCGTTCGTCTACGTCGGCCCGGTCGGCGATGCCGGCTGGACCTTCTCCCACGACATGGGCCGCAAGGCAGTCGAGGCCAAGTTCGGCAACAAGGTGAAGACCACCTTCATCGAAAGCGTGCCCGAGAGCGCGGCCGACGCCGAGCGCGTGTTCCGCGACCTCGCCACCCAGGGCTACAAGGTCATCTTCGGCACCAGCTTCGGCTTCATGGAGTCGATGCTCAAGGTCGCCAAGGAATTCCCGGACGTGAAGTTCGAGCACGCCACCGGCTTCAAGACCGCCGACAACCTGGCCCAGTACGACGTGCGCACCTACGAGGGCGCCTACTTGGCGGGCGTGGTGGCCGGCAAGATGAGCAAGTCGGGCAAGCTGGGCGTGGTGGGTTCGGTGCCGATTCCCGAGGTGATCCGCAACATCGACGCATTCACGCTGGGCGCGCGCAGCGTCAACCCGAAGGCCACCACCCGCGTGGTATGGGTCAACAAGTGGTTCGATCCGGGCAAGGAGCGCGAGGCCGCCACCACGCTGATCGGCCAGGGCGTTGACGTGCTGATGCAGAACACCGACTCCGCCGCCGTGGTGCAGACCGCCCAGGAGAAAGGCGCCTACGCGATCGGCTGGGACAGCGACATGACCAAGTTCGGCGACAAGGCCCACCTGGCCGCCTCGATGAACAACTGGGGCGTGTACTACACCAAGGTGGTCGGCGATGTGCTCGACAACCAGTGGAAGTCCGGCTCGACCTGGTGGGGCCTGAAGGAAGGCGCGATCGACCTGGGCGCGTTCAACCCGGTGGTGCCGGAAGACGTCAAGGCGCTGGTCGCGACCCGGAAGCAGGGCGTGATCGACGGCTCCGCCCCGATCTGGAAGGGCCCGCTCAAGGACAACACCGGCAAGGAAGTCCTGCCCGCCGACAAGATCGCCGACGACGGCTTCCTGCACGGCATCAAGTTCTACGTGGAAGGCGTGGAAGGCAAGATTCCGGGCTGA
- a CDS encoding DUF4019 domain-containing protein — protein sequence MSLAISGAIMKRRDAFRLAAGVSLVGMAGVGLPTSRAAETMGQKEFLFWLDDRDRSAVRTVAEQILKEIDAGVRDGRYLQGVYQRAGSVTHARYANGTAFSDRIVSNRGSLGAVKARAVQGVEGGFRMLPNLPGGEYVIAIYDAVFSGAPDLLYTEQVTLSREPGVASSPWTFVEYYVNSKPFYKY from the coding sequence ATGAGTCTGGCGATTTCCGGAGCGATCATGAAAAGGCGTGATGCATTCAGACTGGCGGCCGGCGTTTCGCTGGTGGGCATGGCCGGCGTGGGCCTGCCGACCTCGCGGGCGGCCGAGACGATGGGGCAGAAGGAGTTCCTGTTCTGGCTGGACGATCGGGATCGCTCCGCGGTGCGGACGGTGGCCGAGCAGATCCTGAAGGAAATCGACGCGGGGGTCCGGGATGGCCGGTATCTGCAGGGGGTCTACCAGCGCGCCGGCAGCGTGACCCACGCCCGCTATGCGAACGGCACGGCGTTCTCCGATCGCATCGTCTCGAACCGGGGATCGCTGGGAGCCGTGAAGGCACGGGCAGTCCAGGGTGTCGAAGGTGGATTCCGCATGCTGCCCAATCTTCCGGGGGGCGAGTACGTGATCGCCATCTACGATGCCGTGTTCTCGGGCGCGCCCGATCTCCTGTACACGGAGCAGGTGACGCTGTCCCGCGAGCCCGGGGTAGCGTCGTCGCCCTGGACCTTCGTGGAGTACTACGTCAACTCGAAACCTTTCTACAAGTACTGA
- a CDS encoding radical SAM protein, translating to MAIPDYIDRRVLSVFPDSLTIIPTYRCNAQCEQCCFESNPSIRTRLSLDDIKRSIDAAVERFENLKLIVFSGGEVFLLKDDLFEAVAYAAKKGLLTRCVTNAFWGRKPAHAQAVADRLQACGVAEINISTGMDHQRWVPFASVEHAVEALVGKDIFTLVTVERDSETSDCFAQATQSEVFQAALRSKPLKFSLQCNSWMPFNDRYVERGKPAGLAALTEGCSQIFHNLVVTPREELAVCCGLTFEHIDELKVGSLASRSMGDLFEDTLGDFLKIWIHMDGPGDILRKLFGEAINDELSGVHHICQACAILHQHPEVRRALQERYHEFVPDVIARFNLRIAFRQHEKALASGRGQS from the coding sequence ATGGCGATCCCGGACTATATCGATCGGCGTGTGCTGTCCGTTTTCCCCGACTCGCTGACCATCATTCCCACCTACCGCTGCAACGCGCAATGCGAGCAGTGCTGCTTTGAATCGAATCCGAGCATCCGGACGCGGCTGTCGCTGGACGACATCAAGCGCAGCATCGATGCGGCGGTCGAGCGCTTCGAGAACCTGAAGCTGATCGTGTTCAGCGGCGGGGAGGTCTTCCTGCTGAAGGACGACCTGTTCGAGGCGGTGGCCTATGCCGCGAAGAAAGGATTGCTGACCCGCTGCGTGACGAATGCCTTCTGGGGCCGGAAGCCGGCGCATGCGCAGGCCGTTGCCGACCGGCTGCAGGCCTGCGGCGTCGCGGAGATCAACATCAGCACGGGCATGGACCACCAGCGATGGGTGCCGTTTGCCTCGGTCGAGCATGCGGTCGAAGCCCTGGTCGGCAAGGACATCTTCACGCTGGTGACGGTCGAGCGCGATTCGGAGACGTCGGATTGTTTTGCGCAGGCCACGCAGAGCGAAGTGTTTCAGGCGGCCTTGCGATCCAAGCCGCTGAAGTTCTCGCTGCAATGCAACAGCTGGATGCCGTTCAACGACCGGTACGTGGAGCGCGGCAAGCCGGCCGGGCTCGCGGCGCTGACGGAAGGGTGCTCGCAGATCTTCCACAACCTCGTCGTCACGCCGCGCGAGGAGCTGGCGGTCTGCTGTGGCCTGACGTTCGAGCACATCGACGAGCTCAAGGTCGGCAGCTTGGCCAGCCGCTCCATGGGCGACCTGTTCGAGGACACCCTCGGCGATTTCCTGAAGATCTGGATCCACATGGACGGTCCCGGAGACATCCTGCGGAAGCTGTTCGGCGAGGCCATCAACGATGAGCTCAGCGGGGTCCATCACATCTGCCAGGCCTGCGCGATCCTGCACCAGCACCCGGAAGTGAGGCGGGCGCTGCAGGAGCGGTATCACGAATTCGTTCCCGATGTCATTGCGCGGTTCAATTTGCGGATCGCATTCCGCCAACACGAGAAGGCTCTGGCGAGCGGGAGGGGGCAGTCATGA
- a CDS encoding YkvA family protein has product MFGRVFRLWSVVRNDVRLLWFALRHPEAPWWLAPAALLLAGYVISPIDLIPDVIPVIGWLDDIVLVPLALHALLRALPERVREDARFAAARRLRPSGR; this is encoded by the coding sequence ATGTTCGGACGCGTCTTCCGCCTGTGGAGCGTGGTGCGCAACGATGTGCGCCTGCTGTGGTTCGCGCTGCGCCATCCGGAGGCGCCGTGGTGGCTGGCGCCGGCCGCGCTGCTGCTGGCCGGCTACGTGATCTCGCCGATCGACCTGATCCCGGATGTGATCCCGGTGATCGGCTGGCTGGATGACATCGTGCTGGTGCCGCTGGCGCTGCATGCGCTGCTGCGCGCCCTGCCCGAACGCGTGCGCGAGGACGCACGCTTTGCCGCCGCCCGGCGCTTGCGGCCGAGCGGGCGGTAG
- a CDS encoding quinone oxidoreductase family protein: protein MTKAIRIFETGGPEVMQLVDAEAPAPGPGEARIRQHAIGLNYIDVYFRSGLYPQPLPGGIGMEASGVVEAVGEGVTHVRPGDRVAYAGRPTGAYAEVRTMPADILVRLPEAIGFETGAAMMLQGLTAQYLLRDSYRVQPGDTVLFHAAAGGVGLIACQWLKALGATVIGTVGSDAKAELARAHGCDHTIVYTRENFTERVREITGGKGVPVVYDGIGKDTFAGSLDCLAPRGMMVTYGNASGPVPPFDLGVLSAKGSLKLTRPTLMTYTAQRALLEPMAAELFDVVGSGKVKIEIHQRYALADAAQAHRDLEARKTTGSTILLP, encoded by the coding sequence ATGACGAAAGCCATCCGCATCTTTGAAACCGGCGGTCCCGAGGTGATGCAGCTCGTCGACGCCGAGGCGCCCGCGCCGGGGCCCGGCGAAGCCCGCATCCGGCAGCATGCCATCGGGCTGAACTACATCGACGTGTATTTCCGCAGCGGCCTGTATCCGCAGCCGCTGCCGGGCGGCATCGGCATGGAGGCTTCGGGCGTGGTGGAGGCGGTGGGCGAGGGCGTGACCCACGTCAGGCCCGGCGACCGCGTGGCCTACGCCGGCCGTCCGACCGGCGCCTACGCCGAGGTGCGCACCATGCCGGCCGATATCCTGGTGCGCCTGCCCGAGGCGATCGGCTTCGAGACTGGCGCGGCCATGATGCTGCAGGGGCTGACCGCGCAATACCTGCTGCGCGACAGCTACCGCGTGCAGCCGGGCGACACTGTGCTGTTCCACGCGGCGGCCGGCGGCGTGGGCCTGATCGCCTGCCAGTGGCTCAAGGCACTGGGCGCCACCGTGATCGGCACCGTCGGCAGCGACGCCAAGGCGGAACTGGCCCGCGCGCACGGCTGCGACCACACCATCGTCTACACGCGCGAGAATTTCACCGAGCGCGTGCGCGAGATCACCGGCGGCAAGGGCGTGCCGGTGGTCTACGACGGCATTGGCAAGGACACCTTCGCGGGCTCGCTCGATTGCCTCGCGCCGCGCGGCATGATGGTGACCTATGGCAACGCGTCCGGCCCGGTGCCGCCGTTCGACCTCGGCGTGCTGAGCGCTAAGGGCTCGCTCAAGCTGACGCGCCCGACGCTGATGACGTACACGGCGCAGCGCGCGCTGCTGGAGCCGATGGCCGCTGAATTGTTCGACGTGGTGGGCAGCGGCAAGGTGAAGATCGAGATCCACCAGCGCTACGCACTGGCCGACGCGGCGCAGGCGCACCGCGACCTCGAAGCGCGCAAGACGACCGGTTCGACGATCCTCCTGCCGTAA